The Aspergillus nidulans FGSC A4 chromosome VIII genome contains the following window.
CCTGGCGAATAATGCCCTCATGAAGATTGATTACTCCCACTCGAGCCTCTCGGGTGGAACTGACGCCGTTTTCCATGTTGAGGACCACTCGGTAAACGTGTAGTAGATGCTTTGACGTCGCTAATCTTGAAGCAACATATATCACACTCGATTGCTCTCCGCTTCCGACATCCTCGTAGCGCATCGTCGAATCGAAAACCGTTTTATCACATTCATGATGTAGCGTAAGCGGTGACCGATGCAGTATACCGCGTTTCTGGGTCACTGCAATCTGGCTGAAGACCTTGTCGAACTGCAGCCCAAGACGTTTTGTGAGGTTATTGAGCTTGGGGAGTTCAACCAGTTCCGCATCAGCAGAtgctttgctttgctggTTCAACAGTTTCTTGAATTTGTCATAGAACGATCTGGTATCTCCGTCTGTAGGGACCCAATTGTCCTctgaagggggagggggtcTTGCGAAGCCCATCATGGGTAACTGCTGGATGTAGTTTCGTAGCGAGCTCTTGGTCAAGGCGCCTCTGATGTACTTTAGAGTCAGTGGATATTCCACTAGATCAGTTTTCTCCATCAATTCTTCGAGAGTTTGTGACATGGGTTCTGCACTAAGCATCTCAATTTGGTGACGCAGCCAACGCGAAAATGCATGGAACTGGGTCAACTCTTCGTTCGcggtgatgaggatgtgATGGGCtagaagatgaagacagTCGAGCGTCTCGACGATAGCATTGAGGTCCGAGGTCTCTAGCCCAAGGacctcgctcagcttctggaaCTTCGAAAGGCCGATTAGCCGGCTAAGTAGAACCTCGCATCGCTCCaaagctggaaggagacACTCGTGTGTCAATCGCCTGACGATCTCGTAGCCACTCGCAACGGCTTTTTCCCATCTTTTGTGACCCTGCATCCCGTTAGCCTCCTACAGCGAGAGTCCAAGGAAAGAGGCGTAAACATACTCGTTCCCCCACGATGACCGTTAAAAATTCCCTCAAAGGTTCAAAACAGTCACCAGTGACAACCAAATGATAAGCTGCCGTAACGAAATCGCAGTGACACTTTTCTTCCAAATCTTGATTCACACTGCGCATATACCTGGCCGGCAACTCCTGCGCATTTTTCCATTCCATCTCGATCTGTCTCTGTACCTGACAAATGTACCGGAGTAGGCTTTGAAGCTGCGTTGTCTTATGCgcaagaagcgaaagatACCGACCGGATCTCGTAATGAACCGCAGATCAAGCGTAAGAAGATGCAAATCATTTCCGGAGGATGCAACAAGCGCATGTGTTGAGCTCAGTGGGTGCGATGCATGCTGGAGAATAGCACATGGCTCAGGAGCTGTGAATCGTACGGAGCCGATTTCAAAGCAATCAAAGATTCGTAGGTGAACTGTGCCATCCTCGAAGCCGACGAGTAGGACGTCTACTGCACCACTGGTATCCTTCTGAGAGGAATGAAAGATCGCATCAATTGACGCCCGAGAACTGAACACATCATCGCTATCAATTCAGTTAGCACAAGACGCTACCCTATGTGTAATTAGGGGGGGAAAAATTAACTCACTCGCCCCCAGTAGAAGGCAGAGTACTCAGCCTCGGCAGCGAGCTCTCTATATCCAGCAATGCCAGCTCCCTCGGCAGATCAGCCTTGAGTAGAGCCGCAGTCTTGGAAGGCTGCATATCTAACGACAGCAGATCTTCAACAGATAGTTGCCCCGCAGCCTCATATATTTGCCGTTTCGCGGCCTCACTATCCGTAAAGTTCATGCCCCAGCCTAAGCAGGTGACTTTGGGACTCTGCTCTCCACCATGTGCCTGGTAGTGATGGGCCATTTTCCCGCTATACGCGCTGATGATGCGGACGGTGGAATCCGCGCACACGACGGCCAGGAAATGGCCTTCACAACCCAAAAATAGTGtcagctgcgcaaggaattCCGAATCTTGTGCAAGGAGGAACGTACCATCAATTTTCCACCTCACAGCCCGAATCTCTCCACTTCCATCATCGTTATCCAAATACGGGTCCCCCTTGTAAGAGCCGCCGAATACCTTCTGACCATTTAGGCGGAAGACGCGCAActcctcgtcatcagagACCACGGCAATCAGGTCCATCGACGGACAGTATGTGATCATGTCCGTCTTGCATTTTGCCGGCAGCGACTTCTCCCCTACTGGTGTGAGTTGCGGCTGGATCGGGGAACCAAGTTCAGCCATTATTGAAGGTACCAAAGTGCTCTAGGCCATCATATAATACGAGGCAATCTGTCGTTGCTGACGCGAAATCGCGAGTTTTTTCTTGGATTTGTTGTTGATTGTTGGAACGTGACTTGCACGGGTGGAAACTGGGATTCTTGGCGGTGGGTGTGTACTTCGAAGGCCTGTATACTTCGAAGGCCAAACTGTTCTCTATGCTTCGGAATGAATCTAGGATCTTACtgtactttttttttattattgTGATAAAGAGATTGATTATAGCTTTGTTAAAATATTACCAGGCTTAACTCGTTCTATAATTGAAGAATGATGGTGCGCTAAACTTACAAACATATAAAAAATCCCGCTCTAATGCCACGCTATACCTATTAATGCTACTATACTCACAATGCTGaccaaaaataaaaataacTCAGTGCTAATCTTCAGTAAGATCCGGCACAGACCCAGATTGAATCATGTTTTTCAAGTAGCTCAATTCATCgatcatctccttcatcgtGGCAGACTGGGACAAGAGCACGCTGTAACGGCTGGGATCATTCGTAGGGGTTATGTTCCTGTCAGGACTCGCATCCTGGACGCCCTCAGGAAAATGAAGTGTCGTCGCCGGGGGGCTCGTTAAGCCAAGGCCTTTCAACTCCATGGCTCCAAAAAACGCCGCATGGCGCTTGGGGTTACTCTCGAGAagttcctcgtcttcttcgtctatACAAAGCCCGGGGATGTTGAGGTCTGATGGAGATAAAGCGATTGTAAGGCGCGGGACAGGGAGCTCCATTCGTGGAGAGTCCTCATGGTGAGCGGGAGACTTCGAGCCCACGGTCAGGTGTGGGGTATTCGGGTCGCTGGGAGCATTGTCCGTGGAGGCGTCGGACAGCTCTGAGAGCCCAATTGCTGGGACATTCAGTGAcccctctttctcattgaACGTCAAGCATGAAGTTACAGACTCCGGCGAAACCATATCAGTATCAGTGCTCCATTCGGAGAAACGGCTTTTTTCGCAAGGGCCGTCACCATCCACAGAATCAGGCTCGGTGAAAGTAGAGAAATGGCTAGCCAGAGCCTCCATGTCCAATGCCCTCTCTTTCTCGTCGAGATCACGAAGTGCCTCATCCATAACCGAGGAAGGAGAGTTTGGCAGCGTGGGAAGCCTCTTATTCATGACGGCTACTGGGGTAGGTGTCATGGATTCTTTATAAGACTGCGAGTCGTCAGATGGGCGTCGAAGCATAGAAGGCGTGGAAGGAGTAGAAAGTGGCCTTCTCATTAAAGGCGAAGGCATGGAGTGGTCGCTGGCATTGACGGGAGTAACCCACGGCTGCTTCGGTCGCAAAGTCAGAGGGATTCTTGGTGTGAAGTCATGCGGGGATTTCGTGTTTAGTGCACGTCGTTCTTGAATAGATAGAGACCCTGAGCCATGGGTTCCTGCGGATATAGGACGTCGGAACGGAAGGCCGTCCTCACGATGGTGCTCAGGTAAATTACCCATGGAAGGAGACCGCATGTAGCTGTCATTTGACTGACTTCTAACATGATAGCGATCATCGACTGGGGGACGGAGGTGCGCGTGAACTCTGGCTTGACGTTCGAAGCCTCCATGTTGATCATTTGTTGGTGAAAAACTCGACGTAGAGGTATTCCATTGGCGAAAGGCGGCGCGCAGACCCTTTGATCTCGGTGGAGACACAGAACGGGAAGCCTTCGCTTCATCACGGGGATGCTTGACTTTCTGCGTGCCATGACCGGGTTGAGCCGGACCTCGACTTGTGCTCGCGCCCAGAGGAGAGGTACTGAAAGGCCAGTTCGGGGTGTGTGTCTGTAGAAGTGGTGGGGAGGTACGGAGGCGAAGCTTGGGCTTTGGAGGCTCTCGAGGATTCATATATTTGTCCTCAGGGTTCATAGTTTGCACTGTTCTGTGAGCGCTCGGGCTCCTTGCTCGTGTGCGGTTGAGATGTGTATCTGGGAGAATGATAGGAACCTGGAGGACATTAACCGGCTGGCCCGGTAAGAACGGACAGTGCGTCGTCATCGGTTCGGCCTCGTTGTAGTATTcgatatcgtcatcaagaagaTACTAACAATATTATTAGATCATTGCACTTGGTGGAGATTTCTTGAGTCTCACATAGTACCAATAGGTAGCCCCCATCTTCAGGCCACCGGAGCGCGCCGAAACGGTGTTATTTACCAATCCGTCGCAGGTTATGTTTGTGAATGTATGACATCCGCGCCAATGACCAGCACCGACGCGCTTATCCCTTTCCATTACATATGGTTTTGAAAAATTATCCCAGGAGCCCAGCAATGTGACCGAGCGGACGTTTGGGCTCGTGCAGCTATATCAAGGGTTAGCAACATTGCAATCCAACAAGTCTGGACACTCTTACAGCAAGAACGTCATCAGTGTGGTAGAAGTCATGGCCGGTGAATCTCTAATTAAGAATTCGAATGCCGAAACAGTGATCCCGTATCAAAGACTCAAGAGAGCGCAATTGTATTGCGAATGAAAGAGCGAGTGCACGCAACCGCGATTAAAAGCGCAATGTCAATCCAAAGCAAAAGGAGTGTTGTCTTTCCAGGACCAGCCCGGAAAAAGTGAATAGAAACgacaagaaaaagagagggaaaagaacgCCTCGACGGCTAGAAAATCAGCCTTGTCAAAAGAGCGAGTTCGCGAGAGTCTGGAAAGAAGGCTTTTAAAGACACTCAGCTCTCAGGCGCGCGCAAGAGACAGATATAAGCCTGCAACACAGAACCTGCGCACCGTTCCAGACCAAAATAACAACAAACACCAACGCTAACGAAGCGGGCCAGAACGATCCGAGACTGAGGATCGCGGCGGGAGTTCTGAACGTCAATGCTTCAGTAGCCGCGCCGACGCAGGGGTTTGAAATTGGAGAAACCGATATTAGGTCGAGAGAGCTGAGAGCCAATGGTGAGGGCGCGAAGGCTATCTGCAAGCGCCGACGCTGCAGATAAGGCACAGGGAGAGAGCAGGCGattggaggatgacgatAGGTGTCAGCGTCTGATGCAGGGGCCGAAGAAAGGAAGGTTTCGAAACAGTTGACGGTCGAGAGTCGATACGCAAGGCGTTCATACGTGGCAGCGCCGGGAGT
Protein-coding sequences here:
- a CDS encoding uncharacterized protein (transcript_id=CADANIAT00001752), producing MTSTTLMTFLLCTSPNVRSVTLLGSWDNFSKPYVMERDKRVGAGHWRGCHTFTNITCDGLVNNTVSARSGGLKMGATYWYYYLLDDDIEYYNEAEPMTTHCPFLPGQPVNVLQVPIILPDTHLNRTRARSPSAHRTVQTMNPEDKYMNPREPPKPKLRLRTSPPLLQTHTPNWPFSTSPLGASTSRGPAQPGHGTQKVKHPRDEAKASRSVSPPRSKGLRAAFRQWNTSTSSFSPTNDQHGGFERQARVHAHLRPPVDDRYHVRSQSNDSYMRSPSMGNLPEHHREDGLPFRRPISAGTHGSGSLSIQERRALNTKSPHDFTPRIPLTLRPKQPWVTPVNASDHSMPSPLMRRPLSTPSTPSMLRRPSDDSQSYKESMTPTPVAVMNKRLPTLPNSPSSVMDEALRDLDEKERALDMEALASHFSTFTEPDSVDGDGPCEKSRFSEWSTDTDMVSPESVTSCLTFNEKEGSLNVPAIGLSELSDASTDNAPSDPNTPHLTVGSKSPAHHEDSPRMELPVPRLTIALSPSDLNIPGLCIDEEDEELLESNPKRHAAFFGAMELKGLGLTSPPATTLHFPEGVQDASPDRNITPTNDPSRYSVLLSQSATMKEMIDELSYLKNMIQSGSVPDLTED
- a CDS encoding putative anaphase-promoting complex component Cut20/Apc4 (transcript_id=CADANIAT00001751); amino-acid sequence: MAELGSPIQPQLTPVGEKSLPAKCKTDMITYCPSMDLIAVVSDDEELRVFRLNGQKVFGGSYKGDPYLDNDDGSGEIRAVRWKIDGHFLAVVCADSTVRIISAYSGKMAHHYQAHGGEQSPKVTCLGWGMNFTDSEAAKRQIYEAAGQLSVEDLLSLDMQPSKTAALLKADLPRELALLDIESSLPRLSTLPSTGGDDDVFSSRASIDAIFHSSQKDTSGAVDVLLVGFEDGTVHLRIFDCFEIGSVRFTAPEPCAILQHASHPLSSTHALVASSGNDLHLLTLDLRFITRSGRYLSLLAHKTTQLQSLLRYICQVQRQIEMEWKNAQELPARYMRSVNQDLEEKCHCDFVTAAYHLVVTGDCFEPLREFLTVIVGERGHKRWEKAVASGYEIVRRLTHECLLPALERCEVLLSRLIGLSKFQKLSEVLGLETSDLNAIVETLDCLHLLAHHILITANEELTQFHAFSRWLRHQIEMLSAEPMSQTLEELMEKTDLVEYPLTLKYIRGALTKSSLRNYIQQLPMMGFARPPPPSEDNWVPTDGDTRSFYDKFKKLLNQQSKASADAELVELPKLNNLTKRLGLQFDKVFSQIAVTQKRGILHRSPLTLHHECDKTVFDSTMRYEDVGSGEQSSVIYVASRLATSKHLLHVYRVVLNMENGVSSTREARVGVINLHEGIIRQVHFAEGNNMMVLWSNNVGTSYVLQLPFQPPRHVYPPGSAYQFTINYHNVHHVDAVKERTDVDISTLQLVKHQFAAKARPIRIDVNGRQGRRAICVLYAGAIRYEVLDLDAELGDEDDEGDE